The window CAGTAAGTGGATTTTTAGGTATTTGAGAGATAGCTCTAAATTGTGCTCGACTTTTGGTGATTCTAAACCAGTTTTGGAGAGTTATGTAGATGCAGATTGGACGGGTGACCTTGATGGTAGGAAATCTACATTGgggtatttatttacttttgcaAGGAGAGTTGTATCATGGCAGTCAAGATTACAAAAGTGTGTTGCCTTATCTATAACTGGAGCTGAGTATATTGCAGCTAATGAAGCAAGTAAAGAGATGCTTTGGTTGAAACAATTTCTCCAAGAATTGGGTTTGAAGCAAGATGTGTATGTAGTTAATTGTGATAGTTGGAGTGCTATAGACTTGAGCAAGAATTCTATGTACCATTCACACTCGAAACACATTGAGGTGAGATACCATTGGTTGAGACTAGTTGTTGAACAACAGTTATTTGAATTAGAAAAGATTCACACAGATGAAAATCCAGCTGACATGTTGACCAAGGTTGTGTCAAGAGAAAAGCTAAAGTTTTGTGTTGGGTTGGCCAGCATGAATTCTAACTGAAGATTTGGGTTGAAAATCTCCTCCATAGTGGACTAGAGGGGGAGATTATTGGGTGCGTGGCACCTAGTGGGTCCAGCCCACTTGCTTGCCACTCTTGTTAAAGCTCATTTATGAGCTTGTCTTCTTAAGCCCCACAAAATCAGCTTTTGGTTTAATGCAAAGCTGATGCAAGGCGTGTCTAACACGCtaaagcaagaaagaaaagaaagaagcaaaaggcAAGGGTCATTCGGCCTTGAGTGAAGAGCTGAAGCAAGAGAGAGCCATTCGGTCATTGTGAGAAAACACAAGTGAGAGCTTCAGGAGGTGCAGTCcgaagagatagagagaaataCAGTAAGAGTGtaagagagtgaaaaagaaaaaagagacatttttctttgctcaagTTACACATAAGAAAGATAAATTGGTAGAGTTCTCATGGAGTTTTTGAGTGCTACAACCATGGAGAGTTGGAGTATTCAAAGGAAGATTTTACTGCTGGCTTTGTGGTGAGATTGTATTTACTCCTtgagatttatttattatatatccAATTTATTATGGACTCAAGTTTAGCATAAACTTGatagttgtaatctctattttatagtGGATATTTTTCGAAGCTACCCCGTGGTTTTTCCCTCTACACCGGAGAGTTTTCCAAATAAGATCTGGTGTTCTTGTGTAGTTGTGTTTATGTGGTGCTtgctggaaatttttttttttttttttccataatatTGCGATTGCTTGTTagtcattaattttaattcacacatagacAAAGAGgggattaggattttttttcccaacattTAGGGTATTGCACTTTATGCAATTCCTATGGAGGGTTGAGATTGATAGTTGCAAAAAGCAACTTTCAATCCCAACCattaattaaaaatgttttttttttttaaattgaagtaaagtaaaaagtaaaacttaaaaatgtaaatagtaaaatttttttgtgaaacatGGTAGGGCTTATTGCACACTGAGCAATACCTTAGGTTTTACACCGGATCCTAATCCGTTAATGTGGGAAAAGTTTTGGAATGTGTATGAAAGAATGAGTGCTTCATGGGTAATTAATATTTGAGAAAATGTGCACCACTGCAAGATTTGTGGATTGTATGCCACCTCTTTTTGGTAATAGATGGTCATCTAACTTGGACGTGTTACTTTCTACAAGtgaaattttggtttttacTTGTCCCTCCCAAGAACACATGCACTCCAAAACTTCTCTTGATTTGTATATTGTATTCGTTTTGTGTATTTGATAGGATGAtcccatcttttcttttttttttttttcttcttcttcttcttcttcattttcttcattctttctttctttctttctttcttttttttttatattatttttattattatttttttaatctactaTTGATTCCTGAGTTTAAAGGTTGAACACTTTTAGTCCCTTATCAATTTTAGTTTCTAAAGTTTAAGACAACCCATGTGCTTAAATTTCACATTACCCCAGTTAATTGAATTTAAGTGTTAGGTTATATGTATgtcatttcaaattttgatgCCATTTCTCTCTCTGGTCTCGCCGGTCGCAATCTGATTCTGCACAAACAAAAccataaataaatcaatatcCATTAGATCATGAAAACCAAGCCCCCAAAgcaaatacttttttattaaaaaaaagaaaagaaaaggaaagcaaATGAAATTCAGAGGAGTTAGATGGAGATGGAATGAATACCTGAGAACCAGAAATTCAGAGAAAATGATGCGTTAGTTAGATGTTTGAATCTCTGTGTGCATGGGAAGAATATGAAGGAAGATTTAAAAGAGGAAAGACTGAGCAGCTTATTGTATTTGAATCCCGAAAATAAGCTAGGTCTATTTAGAGATCCAGTTCCTGGATCTTATGCCGCAAATGATGGCAAAATGTCTATAAAACATATAGCCATCGACCTTAATAATACATAATGTACTCCAAACTAAATGTAAGGCCCACTATAAAACATACAGATTGAAATCCGAAATAacgatagaaagaaaaagaacaactCTCCCAAATTCGCAACAGGCCTGGATGCTCTCACTGTTCAGCAAGCAAAAGGAATTTACTCTTGACATCAGTACATCACCAATATAATACCTGTCAGAACTTAGAACTCTCACCTATAGACCATAATATGACAAATAAATGTGCTCGTAGGCTAAGGCTTGTAGCATTCTCTATCCTGATCCTGGCATCAATGTCTGATCATGATTTGAATGCCAAGGAAACGACGAAAATCAAAGCAGCACAAGCGATGCCAGCAATCCAAACAAGATAGCTAGGGAGGAACATAGCTGTCATTAATAAGAACCCAGTGGCAGCAGCAGTAGATCCTATCAGTCCAAAAACTCCAGCAATCCGTGGCTTCCTATGGGTTAGCAAGACAGCAGTGATGGAACAAAGATAACCCACCAAGTTACCAACCACAACACAAACTAGGAAGACCTTGTCGGAACAAGATTTTCCAGTGAAATGGTAAACAATGACAGAAGCAGATGTTTGGGCTGCGACTGTGATGGACATCATGGCTAGTTTGTTTATGTTCACAGTTGGTCTACGGTTCCTATCTTCACCTCTGCCTTCGACgtcacctccacctccacctccacctccatcTCCACCTCCGCCTCCGCCTCCTTCTCCATCTCCgtctccacctccacctccacctcctccACCGCTTCTGCCTCTCCCTCCACCCACTCCTCCACCAGTCTCTCCACCTTCGCCTTCTCCTTCACCTCCTCCGCCTTCATCTCTCCCAACACTTGCACTTCCACGCCCactttcctcttcctcttcacCATTACTCCCTCCTTTGGCTTCAACACAGCAATTAGTAACTTCAATAAGCCTATCTTTAGAATCAGAATATAAATGTTGTAGATGTAGGTAAATAAGTAGATCAGTGAAGATCATTGAGAGTAACTTGAAGCGTGACTCACCGAATCTTTTGGTTCCATCTTGACCTGTGCCACTGCCTCTTCCATTACCTTTATCAACACGGCCAAGTACAACTACTTTAGGATGCTGCTCAGGGCTCCCTTCCAGACACTGCAATATATCATACTCCTTGAAGCTCAAATGGTGGAAACTCATGGTTGCCCATGAATCAACAGCGCGTGTTTCTTTCCTGGATGGAAGAACACAGAGTTCTCCAACGATCATCAGCAAAATCAGCATGATCATCACCAGGCTGCGAAGAACCTTCTTTGATCCCAGGTTGCTTTCTCCATCGCCGCCACTTCCTGCAGCACCACCATTAGCCTCTATTGCCGTTGATGGCAGTAAAGGCTGTTCTAGAAAGCCTGGGCCTGCATCTTCATCATCCTTACCACCCACAAGCATTGATAAGGTTGGTTCAGGTAGATCTGATTGCACGCTCAGCAGCCATGGACTGCTTGCCTCGCCAAGTCTTGAATAAGGCAGGGAATCCAGTTTGTCCCCCAAGATCATATCTGGGTTTTTTGGAGGATAATCAGATAAGGCAGAGCTTGCAACCAAAATAACTAGGAAAATAGGAAGGGTTATATTAGCCTGACCCATATTGAATATATGAACCAAAGCAAATCTTAGAGATGTTAAATACAGCGAGAGAACGAGATATATAACCAAATTGTTGTTCGTGGGCAACAAAGAAAATCTCAGTGAAAGAACCAGGATAGCATAGGGGAATTTCTTCGCAAGTTAAGCATGTCTTTCCTTAACGCGTTTCAGATCACCATCTAGAAACTCTGGAAATTTGGCCAGAGGAACACCAAACCCCTGTGGCCCTGCATTTTTTAGGGGCCTGTgttatatgcatatatatatatatatatatatatatatattttgtgtaaatattttctcttcatcGTTAATGAGCATTtggaaaaataatgaaatttcaaagaaaaactgaaaagaTGGTGCaggtttttaataatttataaatctgGTGATCTAAACTCATATATTCATGAAAAAGATATTTagaatttggtttttaattgttaagttgaaacaaattaaagatcattattttaatggactaaacaaaactcaaaatgaaacaaattctaattaaattacatttgttcttctttaattaaattaagtatgatatatatatatatatatatataaattatttgatttaatcttgtatttttttaattaaatatgcgtcatatataaataatttgtgCTGAACTTTCAAGAAAATTGAACTCATTatgaattaattttatttaaaataaactgTACCATGAGAGGTGTGCATAAGAAATGTGCACAAAAAGTGTTCAAATTAGAACATCTTCACACGGAATGACCCAGATATATGAATTTCAGGTGAGGTGATGCAGTAGTTTCTTGATATTAATGTAATGTGAACTCTGGAGAAGTACGACATAGTAGTAATTAAGAAAGAAGACAAGAAAAGTAAATTTCTTCGCAAGTAAGGTTACCCTTCCTTCCATGTCTCCACAACTAAGTTAAAGatcttctcaacaaaaaaaaaaaaaaaaaaatcctctctggatGTGTAGGAAAGTATCATGCAAGTTTCTGTTCAGCTTCCTTGCAATTGATATTAAAATACCATGGAtttgtggtttttatttttttaatttttaattttttatacagTGCAATGGAGTAATGGGTCAATTCTGGGTCAATGCTTTCACACTTGACTTATAGCTTTTGGATAAAACTTTCCAAGGAAAGGATTGTTTATAAAACCCAGCAGTCTCAAAATGTTTGACATGGTTCCCAatccggaaaaaaaaaatggagtctGCAATCCTGAAGGaacttcttgtatttttctttgaaatgagGTGTTTAGTCAGAAAAATTATTCCATATTTTCCCATCATGTTTATCACATATGCTTCTTGCACCATGGGTACCATGTTTATGCTTCTTCCTGCTGACGAACAAGTGGATGAAAGTCTAGTTCCTATTTTGGTCTTCAAGGACAGACCAATTGCATATCATGCTTTCCTAGTCTCCATAATGATTTCATTTACCGGAGCCTTTAGTGCGTTGTTGATCCAACACAAGCCAAGAGTTGAAAGATTTTGCAGATGCCATGGCTTCCATGATATCAGCTTTATCAATACTCTTGTACGCCACAATTTATTGGGG of the Quercus robur chromosome 10, dhQueRobu3.1, whole genome shotgun sequence genome contains:
- the LOC126703781 gene encoding uncharacterized protein LOC126703781: MGQANITLPIFLVILVASSALSDYPPKNPDMILGDKLDSLPYSRLGEASSPWLLSVQSDLPEPTLSMLVGGKDDEDAGPGFLEQPLLPSTAIEANGGAAGSGGDGESNLGSKKVLRSLVMIMLILLMIVGELCVLPSRKETRAVDSWATMSFHHLSFKEYDILQCLEGSPEQHPKVVVLGRVDKGNGRGSGTGQDGTKRFAKGGSNGEEEEESGRGSASVGRDEGGGGEGEGEGGETGGGVGGGRGRSGGGGGGGGGDGDGEGGGGGGGDGGGGGGGGDVEGRGEDRNRRPTVNINKLAMMSITVAAQTSASVIVYHFTGKSCSDKVFLVCVVVGNLVGYLCSITAVLLTHRKPRIAGVFGLIGSTAAATGFLLMTAMFLPSYLVWIAGIACAALIFVVSLAFKS